The Candidatus Mycolicibacterium alkanivorans genome contains a region encoding:
- a CDS encoding IS110 family transposase has translation MEVIHPRCAGIDISKRDAKVCVRVQGSGSTPTSATVTTWGAMSGQILALREHLLDQRVNCVVMEATGDYWKPYFYLLEDTLTVMLVNAHDARNMPGRKTDVSDAAWLADLGAHGLLRGSLVPPQPIRELRDLTRARTTLTRDRARQVQRIEKVLEDAGIKLSSVATDIMGVSGRAMLEALIAGQSGPAAMADLAQRRMRSKIPTLTEALTGRFTPHHGYLIRMHLNLIDQYGQALADLDDRIGVAVTPLAAARELLTSIPGVSRIVAEVLLAETGADMSVFATAGHLASWAGTAPGSNESAGKVKSTKTRHGNRYLKGALGTAALAASRSKGTYLSAKYRRIAARRGPMKALVALEHSILVAVWNMLTNGEFYRDPGADYFTRRIPAKTKAHAISQLESLGYRVSLQPLTNTA, from the coding sequence ATGGAAGTGATACATCCGCGGTGCGCGGGAATAGATATCTCAAAGAGGGACGCCAAAGTCTGCGTCCGGGTCCAAGGCTCTGGGAGCACACCGACATCGGCCACGGTGACGACGTGGGGTGCGATGTCGGGTCAGATCCTGGCGTTGCGTGAGCACCTGCTCGACCAAAGGGTCAACTGTGTGGTGATGGAAGCGACGGGCGATTATTGGAAGCCGTACTTCTACCTCCTCGAAGACACCCTGACGGTGATGCTGGTCAACGCCCACGACGCCCGCAACATGCCGGGCCGCAAGACCGATGTCTCCGATGCTGCCTGGCTGGCCGATTTGGGTGCGCACGGGTTGCTACGCGGATCGCTGGTGCCGCCCCAACCAATCCGGGAACTACGCGATCTCACCCGCGCCCGCACCACCCTGACCCGCGACCGCGCACGGCAGGTGCAGCGCATCGAGAAAGTCCTCGAGGACGCCGGCATCAAACTGTCCTCGGTCGCCACCGACATCATGGGAGTCTCGGGCAGGGCGATGCTGGAGGCCCTCATCGCGGGCCAGTCGGGGCCGGCGGCGATGGCAGATCTGGCCCAACGCCGGATGCGCTCGAAGATCCCGACCCTCACCGAGGCGCTGACCGGCCGGTTCACCCCCCACCACGGATACTTGATCAGGATGCACCTGAATCTGATCGACCAGTACGGGCAGGCGTTAGCCGACCTCGATGACAGGATCGGCGTGGCGGTGACACCTTTAGCGGCGGCCCGGGAACTGCTGACGAGCATCCCGGGCGTCTCAAGGATCGTCGCTGAGGTGCTGCTCGCCGAGACCGGCGCCGACATGAGCGTATTTGCCACCGCCGGGCATCTGGCGTCGTGGGCGGGCACCGCACCCGGATCCAACGAGTCCGCGGGCAAGGTGAAGTCGACCAAAACCCGGCACGGAAACCGGTATTTGAAAGGGGCCCTCGGGACTGCCGCGCTAGCCGCGTCCCGCTCGAAGGGAACCTACCTCTCAGCCAAATACCGGCGTATCGCCGCCCGTCGAGGTCCGATGAAAGCACTTGTTGCACTCGAACATTCCATCCTCGTGGCGGTGTGGAACATGCTCACCAACGGCGAGTTCTACCGTGATCCCGGCGCCGACTACTTCACCCGCCGTA